The following proteins are encoded in a genomic region of Candidatus Tanganyikabacteria bacterium:
- a CDS encoding TlpA family protein disulfide reductase, whose amino-acid sequence MMMRMTILLVTGALIAGCGVAATPRLAGQQPAASAAQARGGFVDLQGRPVSLDAFKGRPVVLSFLAPGDWDSGAQVPLLIRLAGAYKPEGIAFVCGGEGSQGALRELGRELPFDVWQDLGGRELAARGFTGVPAHQFITRDGRVQASREGFLSRGQLTELIEALR is encoded by the coding sequence ATGATGATGCGGATGACGATCCTGCTGGTGACCGGCGCGCTGATAGCCGGCTGCGGCGTTGCCGCGACGCCGCGGCTTGCCGGCCAGCAACCGGCCGCGAGCGCGGCGCAGGCGCGCGGCGGCTTCGTCGATCTCCAGGGCCGGCCCGTCAGCCTCGACGCCTTCAAGGGGCGGCCCGTTGTCCTGTCCTTCCTCGCCCCCGGCGACTGGGACTCCGGCGCGCAGGTGCCGCTGCTGATTCGCCTGGCCGGCGCCTACAAGCCCGAAGGCATCGCCTTCGTGTGCGGCGGCGAGGGCTCGCAAGGCGCGCTCCGGGAACTGGGCCGTGAACTGCCTTTCGACGTCTGGCAGGATCTTGGCGGGCGCGAGCTGGCGGCCCGCGGCTTCACCGGCGTGCCGGCCCACCAGTTCATCACCCGCGACGGCCGCGTGCAGGCCAGCCGCGAGGGCTTCCTCAGCCGCGGGCAACTCACGGAGCTGATCGAAGCGCTGCGCTGA
- a CDS encoding XdhC family protein, which translates to MKDVINALHEQLEGDVPCATATILAVSGSIPNEVGAKMLVSAAGELIAGTIGGGAFEHQALQEAARAILAGQSRVFKWSLTEKAAGGIGMLCGGTAEVFIEVFVPGALLVLVGGGHVNRQLWKLARDLGYRGIVVDERTEWANPEHFPACEILPEYDPAAAFSRIAWIENSYVVIGTRDQDTAALRAAAVQRIPSRFIGMIASRRKALRILENLEAEGVALGEVLPRFRGPAGLDLGKTKSPQAVALSIMAEIQALRFGGSGRPLDVANRRDEVRSGRQPGKAPAAK; encoded by the coding sequence ATGAAGGATGTCATCAACGCGCTCCACGAGCAGCTCGAGGGAGATGTTCCCTGCGCCACCGCGACGATCCTGGCCGTTTCCGGCTCGATCCCCAACGAGGTCGGCGCCAAGATGCTGGTGTCGGCGGCCGGAGAGCTGATCGCCGGAACCATCGGCGGCGGCGCGTTCGAGCATCAGGCCCTCCAGGAGGCGGCCAGGGCCATCCTCGCGGGCCAGAGCCGCGTCTTCAAGTGGTCGCTCACCGAGAAGGCGGCCGGCGGCATCGGCATGCTCTGCGGCGGCACGGCCGAGGTCTTCATCGAAGTCTTCGTGCCGGGAGCCCTGCTGGTGCTGGTGGGCGGCGGCCACGTCAACCGGCAGCTATGGAAACTCGCCCGCGATCTCGGGTACCGCGGCATCGTCGTCGACGAGCGGACCGAGTGGGCCAACCCCGAGCATTTCCCGGCGTGCGAGATCCTCCCGGAGTACGACCCGGCTGCCGCCTTCTCCCGGATCGCGTGGATCGAGAACAGCTACGTGGTCATCGGGACGCGCGACCAGGACACCGCGGCATTGCGCGCCGCGGCCGTGCAGCGCATACCGTCGCGTTTCATCGGGATGATCGCCAGCCGGCGCAAGGCGTTGCGCATCCTGGAAAACCTCGAAGCCGAAGGGGTCGCCCTCGGCGAGGTGCTGCCGCGCTTCCGCGGCCCGGCCGGCCTCGACCTGGGCAAGACCAAGTCGCCCCAGGCCGTGGCGCTGTCCATCATGGCGGAGATCCAGGCCCTGCGCTTCGGCGGCAGCGGGCGCCCGCTGGATGTGGCGAACCGCCGGGACGAGGTGCGGTCGGGCCGCCAGCCGGGCAAGGCCCCTGCCGCCAAGTAG